Proteins from a single region of Ensifer adhaerens:
- the nirD gene encoding nitrite reductase small subunit NirD, which produces MDMNWSNETWHPIGDISDIPLRGARCVKTPQGKIAVFRTAESEVFAIEDHCPHKGGPLSQGIVHGTAVTCPLHNWVISLETGKALGADEGAVRTIPVRNDGGALFIALESLLIAAE; this is translated from the coding sequence ATGGATATGAACTGGTCGAACGAAACCTGGCATCCGATCGGCGATATCTCGGACATACCGTTGAGGGGCGCGCGTTGCGTGAAGACGCCACAGGGCAAGATTGCCGTGTTCCGCACCGCCGAAAGCGAGGTCTTCGCCATCGAGGATCACTGCCCGCACAAGGGCGGACCGTTGTCGCAGGGCATCGTCCACGGCACGGCGGTGACCTGCCCCTTGCACAACTGGGTGATTTCGCTCGAAACCGGCAAGGCGCTCGGCGCCGACGAGGGCGCGGTGCGCACGATCCCGGTGCGCAATGACGGCGGCGCGCTGTTCATCGCGCTCGAAAGCCTGCTGATCGCGGCGGAATAG
- a CDS encoding ANTAR domain-containing response regulator, which yields MTHRDLTILVIDENAIRASIIEEGLHEAGHRKVTVIHEVQRMARTIERLRPDVIVIDIENPNRDMMEHLFQLTRTVGRPIAMFVDRSDTASIEAAVEAGVSAYVVDGLKKERVKPILDMAVSRFNAFSRLQRELADAKSALEERKVIERAKGILMKMRGLSEDEAFALLRQTAMNEKKKMSEIAQSVVTAAGLLM from the coding sequence ATGACGCACCGGGACCTCACCATTCTCGTGATCGACGAGAACGCCATCCGCGCCTCGATCATCGAGGAGGGCTTGCATGAGGCCGGCCATCGCAAGGTCACGGTCATCCACGAGGTCCAGCGCATGGCCCGCACCATCGAGAGGCTGAGGCCCGATGTCATCGTCATCGATATCGAAAACCCCAACCGCGACATGATGGAGCATTTGTTTCAGCTCACCCGCACCGTTGGGCGGCCGATCGCCATGTTTGTCGACCGTTCCGACACGGCCTCGATCGAGGCGGCGGTGGAGGCCGGCGTTTCCGCCTATGTCGTCGATGGGCTGAAGAAGGAGCGCGTCAAGCCGATCCTCGACATGGCTGTCAGCCGCTTCAACGCCTTCAGTCGGCTCCAGCGCGAACTCGCCGATGCCAAGTCGGCGCTGGAGGAGCGCAAGGTGATCGAACGCGCCAAGGGCATCCTGATGAAGATGCGCGGTCTCTCCGAGGATGAGGCCTTCGCGCTGCTGCGCCAGACGGCGATGAACGAAAAGAAGAAGATGTCGGAGATCGCGCAAAGCGTAGTGACGGCAGCGGGCCTGCTGATGTGA
- a CDS encoding CmpA/NrtA family ABC transporter substrate-binding protein, which yields MTKFLTGGLTRRNLLKTTATAALFGAVKSAFPSGALAQASGPETTKAVLGFIALTDSAPLIIAKEKGLFDKYGMTEVEVVKQASWGTTRDNLVLGSAGAGIDGAHILTPMPYLISTGKVTQNNQPLPMAILARLNLDAQAISVGQAYADLKVGIDAAALKEAFAKKKAEGAAAKVAMTFPGGTHDLWIRYWLAAGGIDPDTDVETIVVPPPQMVANMKVGTMDCFCVGEPWNEQLVNQKIGYTAVNTAEIWNEHPEKSFAMRADWVEKNPRAAKALTMAIQEAAQWCDDMANKDELAKIVGKRSWFNVPPKDIVDRLKGEYVYGNGKVVEQSPHFMKFWRDHASYPFQSHDTWFLTENIRWGKFAPDTDIKALVAKVNREDIWREAAKDLGITDVPASTSRGIEKFFDGKVFDPADPQAYLKSLSISRVA from the coding sequence ATGACCAAGTTTTTGACCGGCGGTCTGACCCGCCGAAACCTGCTGAAGACCACGGCAACCGCCGCCCTGTTCGGCGCGGTCAAGTCGGCCTTCCCATCCGGTGCCCTTGCGCAAGCCTCCGGGCCGGAAACCACGAAGGCCGTACTCGGCTTCATCGCGCTCACCGACTCCGCACCGCTGATCATCGCCAAGGAGAAAGGCCTCTTCGACAAGTACGGCATGACCGAAGTCGAGGTGGTCAAGCAGGCCTCCTGGGGCACGACGCGTGACAACCTGGTGCTCGGCTCCGCCGGTGCCGGCATCGATGGCGCCCATATCCTGACGCCGATGCCCTACCTGATCTCGACCGGCAAGGTCACTCAGAACAACCAGCCGCTGCCGATGGCAATCCTCGCCCGCCTCAATCTCGATGCGCAGGCGATCTCGGTCGGCCAGGCCTATGCCGATCTCAAGGTCGGGATCGACGCCGCCGCCCTCAAGGAAGCCTTCGCCAAAAAGAAGGCGGAAGGTGCCGCCGCCAAGGTGGCGATGACCTTCCCCGGCGGCACCCATGATCTCTGGATCCGCTACTGGCTCGCTGCCGGCGGGATCGACCCGGATACGGACGTCGAAACCATCGTCGTCCCGCCGCCGCAGATGGTCGCCAACATGAAAGTCGGCACCATGGACTGTTTCTGCGTCGGCGAGCCCTGGAACGAGCAACTCGTCAACCAGAAGATCGGCTACACCGCCGTCAACACCGCCGAGATCTGGAACGAGCATCCGGAAAAATCCTTCGCCATGCGGGCCGACTGGGTGGAGAAAAACCCGCGTGCTGCCAAGGCGCTCACCATGGCGATCCAGGAGGCGGCGCAATGGTGCGACGACATGGCCAACAAGGACGAGCTGGCGAAAATCGTCGGCAAACGTAGCTGGTTCAACGTGCCGCCGAAGGACATCGTCGATCGGCTCAAGGGTGAATACGTCTACGGCAACGGCAAGGTCGTCGAACAGAGCCCGCACTTCATGAAGTTCTGGCGCGACCACGCCTCCTATCCGTTCCAGAGCCACGACACCTGGTTCCTGACCGAGAACATCCGCTGGGGCAAGTTCGCGCCCGATACCGACATCAAGGCGCTCGTTGCAAAGGTCAATCGCGAGGATATCTGGCGTGAGGCCGCCAAGGATCTGGGCATCACCGACGTGCCGGCATCCACCTCGCGCGGCATCGAAAAATTCTTCGACGGCAAGGTCTTCGATCCCGCGGATCCGCAAGCCTACCTCAAGAGCCTTTCCATCTCGCGTGTCGCCTGA
- a CDS encoding CmpA/NrtA family ABC transporter substrate-binding protein translates to MNVMTTIDNSRPGAAMGEGLPAPVRLSGEGARTIRAGFIPLVDASVLIAAAELGFARKEGLTLDLVKDVSWANVRDRLAFRQFDIAHMLSPMPVAAMLGLGSNPSPTVAPFSLGRGGNAITLSNRLFARMQEEGGLGKPEDALAYARALAAVLAHMRKSGEAPPTLGVTYPFSSHNYEFRYWLAAGGIDPDRDVRLVVVPPPLTSDALAAGAIDGFCVGAPWNMVASERGLGRIVAAKQDIWPSAPEKVIGMRPEWAESNAETVSHLILAFDRAARWCDEPDNRGTLAELLAAPRYIGAPVEIIRRVLAGEFTIDAAGNRRVIDDYFVFHRDHANYPRPGQALWIYSQMARWGQVRLSPGMQAIAAAAYRPDLYRRALGEAAAPADADVRIEGDRPGERFMDGHVFDPADVETYVRSFPVRASAEAAPVEAEG, encoded by the coding sequence GTGAACGTCATGACGACCATCGACAACTCGCGGCCCGGCGCGGCGATGGGCGAAGGGTTGCCTGCGCCCGTGCGGCTCAGCGGCGAAGGGGCGCGTACGATCCGCGCCGGCTTCATTCCGCTGGTCGATGCCTCCGTGCTGATCGCAGCGGCGGAACTCGGTTTCGCCCGCAAGGAGGGGCTGACGCTCGATCTCGTCAAGGACGTTTCCTGGGCCAATGTGCGCGACCGCCTTGCCTTTCGTCAGTTCGATATCGCCCACATGCTGTCGCCAATGCCGGTTGCAGCCATGCTTGGCCTCGGCTCCAATCCCTCGCCGACGGTCGCCCCGTTCTCGCTCGGGCGCGGCGGCAATGCGATAACGCTTTCCAACCGGCTCTTCGCCCGCATGCAGGAGGAAGGTGGCCTTGGCAAGCCAGAGGATGCGCTCGCCTATGCGCGTGCGCTCGCAGCGGTGCTTGCCCACATGCGCAAAAGCGGTGAAGCGCCGCCGACACTCGGCGTCACCTATCCCTTTTCCTCGCACAATTACGAGTTTCGCTATTGGCTGGCCGCCGGTGGCATCGATCCCGACCGCGACGTCAGGCTCGTCGTCGTGCCGCCGCCGCTGACTTCGGATGCACTGGCCGCCGGCGCCATCGACGGTTTCTGCGTCGGCGCGCCCTGGAACATGGTGGCCTCCGAGCGTGGCCTCGGACGTATCGTCGCCGCCAAGCAGGACATCTGGCCATCCGCGCCGGAAAAGGTGATCGGCATGCGGCCCGAATGGGCCGAGAGTAACGCCGAAACGGTGTCGCATCTGATCCTGGCGTTCGATCGGGCAGCACGCTGGTGCGACGAGCCGGATAATCGCGGCACGCTTGCCGAACTGCTCGCCGCCCCCCGCTACATCGGTGCCCCGGTCGAAATCATCCGCCGGGTCCTCGCCGGAGAGTTCACCATCGATGCGGCCGGCAACAGGCGTGTAATCGACGACTACTTCGTCTTTCACCGAGACCACGCCAACTATCCACGTCCCGGCCAGGCGTTGTGGATCTACAGCCAGATGGCCCGCTGGGGGCAGGTGCGGCTGTCGCCCGGGATGCAGGCGATTGCGGCTGCCGCCTATCGCCCCGACCTCTATCGTCGGGCGCTCGGCGAGGCAGCTGCTCCCGCCGATGCGGATGTTCGTATCGAGGGCGACAGACCAGGCGAGCGCTTCATGGATGGACACGTTTTCGATCCCGCTGACGTCGAGACCTATGTCCGTTCCTTCCCGGTCCGCGCTTCGGCAGAAGCCGCTCCCGTCGAGGCGGAGGGCTGA
- a CDS encoding ABC transporter ATP-binding protein produces the protein MTKSYLSLELIDKSFERGGVRTEVLNQVSLSVDRGEFISIIGHSGCGKSTLLNIVAGLTLATTGVVLLDGRVADEPGPDRAVVFQNHSLLPWLTVYENVRLGVDKVFSATKSKAERHDWTMRNLELVQMAHAVEKRPSEISGGMKQRVGIARALAMEPKVLLLDEPFGALDALTRAHLQDQVMQIHGELGNTVLMITHDVDEAVLLSDRIVMMTNGPSARIGEILEVPLARPRRRIELAGDRTYLKCREAVLKFLYERHRFVEAAE, from the coding sequence ATGACCAAAAGCTATCTTTCGCTCGAACTGATCGACAAGAGTTTTGAACGCGGCGGCGTGCGGACGGAAGTCCTGAACCAAGTGTCGCTGTCTGTCGACAGAGGCGAGTTCATCTCGATCATCGGCCATTCCGGCTGCGGCAAGTCCACCCTGCTCAACATCGTCGCCGGCCTGACACTGGCGACCACCGGCGTCGTTTTGCTCGACGGCCGCGTTGCCGACGAGCCGGGGCCGGACCGCGCCGTCGTCTTCCAGAACCACTCGCTGCTGCCCTGGCTGACGGTCTACGAGAACGTCCGCCTCGGCGTCGACAAGGTCTTCTCGGCAACGAAGAGCAAGGCCGAGAGGCATGACTGGACGATGCGCAATCTCGAACTGGTGCAGATGGCGCACGCGGTCGAGAAGCGCCCTTCCGAAATCTCCGGCGGCATGAAGCAGCGTGTCGGAATCGCCCGTGCGCTCGCCATGGAACCCAAGGTGCTGCTGCTCGATGAGCCCTTCGGCGCGCTCGACGCGCTGACCCGGGCGCATCTGCAGGATCAGGTGATGCAGATCCACGGCGAGCTCGGCAACACCGTGCTGATGATCACCCACGATGTCGACGAGGCCGTGCTGCTTTCCGATCGCATCGTCATGATGACCAACGGGCCATCGGCTCGCATCGGCGAAATCCTCGAGGTGCCGCTCGCCCGCCCGCGCCGGCGCATCGAGCTTGCCGGCGACCGGACCTATCTCAAATGCCGCGAAGCCGTGCTCAAGTTCCTCTACGAGCGCCACCGCTTCGTCGAAGCTGCGGAGTGA
- a CDS encoding nitrate reductase: MEREVKTTCPYCGVGCGVIAKVTDDGVVSVRGDADHPANFGRLCSKGSALAETLDHDGRLLHPEVDGKQIDWDEALDLVATRFAKTIAEHGADSVAFYVSGQLLTEDYYVANKLMKGFIGSANIDTNSRLCMSSSVAGHRRAFGSDTVPGCYEDLELADLVVLTGSNLAWCHPVLYQRLAAAKAARPDMKVVVIDPRRTMTADIADLHLAIRPDGDVALFNGLFAHLAASPAVDQSYVGAHTSGFAEAFAAASALDEAALVRATGLTSSEIAAFFHLFEATEKVVTCYSQGVNQSSSGTDKVNAIINCHLATGRIGRLGMGPFSLTGQPNAMGGREVGGLANMLAAHMDIEKAGHRDQVRRFWGAPSIASKAGLKAVDMFRAVADGRIKAIWIMATNPVVSMPDADAVAAALKACPFVVVSDVLRETDTTRYAHVLLPSLGWGEKDGTVTNSERRISRQRGFLASPGKACADWWQLKEVARRMGYAGAFAFTSPAEIFAEHAGLSAFENSGRRDFDIGAHAEIDAATYDALAPFQWPQPQGTPTGETRFFADGGFFHADGRARFMAVAGAVPDRVNGDYPFTLNTGRVRDHWHTMTRTGKSARLSAHLAEPFVEIHPRDAMDLHIAPADLVALASPNGSAIVRALITERQARGNLYVPMHWSDQFAAKARIDALVPPITDPVSGQPASKNVAVAIRRFSASTYGFAVSVSKPSGLDLGYWAVAKARGGWRLELATEEIPADWTVWCRETFGLAEDIEPIGYADGPSGQRRLAFFEGDRLLLALFLAPEPVAVARNWAVEQLSASHADLRMRFALVAGRPGADRPDPGATVCSCFNVGVNQIVAAVRSGCRSVEAVGQALSAGTNCGSCRAEIRGIVDGCLAAAAE; this comes from the coding sequence ATGGAGCGGGAGGTCAAGACCACCTGTCCCTATTGCGGCGTCGGCTGCGGCGTGATCGCAAAGGTCACTGACGACGGCGTCGTCTCCGTTCGCGGCGACGCCGATCATCCCGCCAATTTCGGCAGGCTTTGCTCCAAGGGCTCGGCGTTGGCCGAGACCCTCGACCACGATGGCAGGCTTCTGCATCCCGAGGTCGACGGAAAGCAGATCGACTGGGACGAGGCGCTCGATCTCGTCGCCACGCGCTTCGCGAAGACGATTGCCGAACACGGGGCGGATTCGGTCGCCTTCTATGTCTCCGGGCAGTTGCTGACCGAAGACTATTATGTCGCCAACAAGCTGATGAAGGGCTTCATCGGCTCGGCCAATATCGACACCAATTCGCGGCTCTGCATGTCATCGTCGGTTGCCGGCCATCGCCGTGCCTTCGGCTCGGACACGGTTCCCGGTTGCTACGAGGATCTGGAACTCGCCGACCTCGTGGTGCTGACCGGCTCCAATCTCGCCTGGTGCCATCCCGTGCTCTACCAGCGTCTTGCGGCAGCCAAGGCCGCCCGCCCCGACATGAAAGTCGTGGTGATCGATCCCCGCCGCACCATGACCGCCGATATCGCCGACCTGCATCTGGCGATCCGCCCCGATGGCGATGTGGCACTCTTCAATGGTCTGTTCGCCCATCTCGCGGCGAGCCCTGCCGTCGACCAGTCCTACGTCGGCGCGCACACCAGCGGCTTCGCGGAGGCTTTCGCTGCGGCAAGCGCCCTCGACGAGGCCGCTCTGGTGCGGGCGACCGGACTGACGTCATCGGAAATCGCCGCCTTCTTTCATCTGTTCGAAGCGACGGAAAAAGTCGTCACCTGCTACAGCCAGGGCGTCAACCAGTCCTCCTCCGGCACCGACAAGGTCAACGCCATCATCAACTGTCATCTGGCGACCGGCCGTATCGGCCGGCTGGGCATGGGACCGTTCTCGCTCACCGGTCAGCCCAATGCCATGGGCGGCCGCGAAGTCGGTGGCCTCGCCAACATGCTCGCCGCTCATATGGATATCGAGAAGGCCGGGCATCGTGATCAGGTGCGCCGTTTCTGGGGCGCGCCATCGATCGCCAGCAAGGCGGGCCTGAAGGCCGTCGATATGTTTCGCGCGGTCGCTGACGGCCGGATCAAGGCCATCTGGATCATGGCGACCAATCCCGTCGTCTCCATGCCGGACGCCGATGCGGTTGCAGCAGCGCTGAAAGCCTGTCCCTTCGTCGTCGTTTCCGACGTGCTAAGGGAAACCGACACCACCCGCTACGCCCATGTGCTGCTACCCTCTCTCGGTTGGGGTGAGAAGGACGGCACCGTCACCAATTCCGAGCGCCGCATTTCCCGCCAGCGCGGCTTTCTCGCTTCCCCCGGCAAGGCTTGCGCCGACTGGTGGCAGCTGAAGGAAGTGGCGCGCCGCATGGGTTATGCGGGTGCTTTCGCCTTCACGTCGCCCGCAGAGATTTTCGCCGAACATGCCGGCCTCTCGGCCTTCGAGAATTCCGGCCGCCGCGATTTCGACATCGGCGCCCATGCGGAGATCGATGCCGCGACCTATGACGCCCTGGCCCCGTTCCAATGGCCGCAGCCGCAGGGGACGCCTACGGGCGAGACCCGCTTCTTTGCCGATGGTGGCTTCTTCCACGCAGATGGGCGCGCCCGCTTCATGGCGGTTGCGGGCGCCGTGCCGGATCGCGTCAACGGCGACTATCCCTTCACCTTGAACACCGGCCGTGTGCGCGACCACTGGCACACGATGACGCGCACCGGAAAGAGCGCGCGGCTCTCGGCTCATCTCGCCGAACCTTTCGTCGAGATCCACCCGCGTGACGCGATGGACTTGCACATCGCTCCCGCCGATCTCGTCGCGCTCGCCAGCCCGAACGGTTCGGCGATCGTCCGTGCACTCATCACCGAGCGCCAGGCGCGCGGCAATCTCTACGTGCCGATGCACTGGAGCGACCAGTTCGCCGCCAAGGCACGAATTGATGCGCTGGTCCCGCCGATCACCGATCCGGTCTCCGGCCAGCCGGCTTCCAAAAATGTCGCCGTTGCGATCCGCCGCTTTTCCGCCTCGACCTACGGCTTCGCGGTCAGCGTGTCGAAACCCTCAGGTCTCGATCTCGGTTACTGGGCCGTCGCCAAGGCCAGGGGCGGTTGGCGTCTGGAGCTTGCGACAGAGGAGATACCGGCCGACTGGACCGTCTGGTGCCGCGAGACCTTCGGCCTTGCCGAGGACATTGAGCCGATCGGTTATGCAGACGGTCCTTCCGGTCAACGGCGCCTTGCTTTCTTTGAGGGAGACCGACTGCTGCTGGCACTCTTTCTCGCGCCCGAGCCCGTGGCTGTTGCCCGCAACTGGGCCGTCGAGCAGCTGAGCGCCTCGCATGCTGACCTGCGCATGCGCTTTGCACTTGTTGCCGGCCGGCCCGGTGCCGACCGGCCGGACCCGGGTGCCACCGTCTGTTCCTGCTTCAATGTCGGCGTCAACCAGATCGTCGCTGCTGTCCGCAGCGGTTGCCGCTCGGTCGAAGCGGTCGGGCAGGCGCTGAGTGCCGGAACCAATTGCGGCTCCTGCCGCGCCGAGATCAGGGGGATCGTCGATGGATGCCTTGCAGCCGCTGCGGAATGA
- the ntrB gene encoding nitrate ABC transporter permease: protein MTVTNLKLKEQPAPRPAARVIAFTRSAKPGSSRPLLARLAAGAANIAPLIVTLSLILIAWQILCSAPDSSLPSPTRVMEESWELIAHPFYVGQGVDQGLFWHIAASLQRVAVGYALAAVVGIALGALVGQSQLAMRGLDPIFQVLRTVPPLAWLPLSLAAFQDGNPSAIFVIFITAIWPIIINTAVGIRNIPQDYQNVARVLRLNAFEYFSKIMLPAAAPYIFTGLRIGIGLSWLAIVAAEMLIGGVGIGFFIWDAWNSSLISDIIVALLYVGIVGFLLDRLIALVGRVVTRGTATA, encoded by the coding sequence ATGACCGTCACCAATCTCAAACTCAAGGAGCAGCCGGCACCACGACCCGCCGCCCGGGTGATTGCCTTTACCCGGTCGGCGAAGCCCGGAAGCAGCCGTCCGTTGCTCGCAAGGCTCGCTGCCGGCGCCGCAAACATCGCGCCGCTCATCGTCACGCTTTCTCTGATCCTGATTGCCTGGCAGATCCTCTGTTCCGCGCCCGATTCCAGCCTGCCGTCGCCGACGCGTGTGATGGAAGAAAGCTGGGAACTGATCGCCCATCCCTTCTATGTCGGCCAGGGCGTGGACCAGGGCCTGTTCTGGCACATCGCGGCGAGCCTGCAGCGCGTTGCGGTCGGCTATGCGCTCGCGGCTGTGGTCGGCATTGCCCTCGGCGCGCTGGTCGGCCAGAGCCAGCTTGCCATGCGCGGCCTCGATCCGATCTTCCAGGTGTTGCGCACCGTGCCGCCGCTCGCCTGGCTGCCCTTGTCGCTCGCCGCCTTCCAGGACGGCAACCCGTCGGCGATCTTCGTGATCTTCATCACCGCCATCTGGCCGATCATCATCAACACTGCCGTTGGCATCCGCAACATTCCGCAGGATTACCAGAACGTCGCCAGGGTGCTGCGCCTCAACGCCTTCGAGTACTTTTCGAAGATCATGCTGCCGGCCGCCGCCCCCTACATCTTCACCGGCCTGCGCATCGGCATCGGTCTCTCGTGGCTGGCGATCGTTGCCGCTGAAATGCTGATCGGCGGCGTCGGCATCGGCTTCTTCATCTGGGATGCGTGGAACTCCTCGCTGATCAGCGACATCATCGTCGCGCTTCTCTATGTCGGCATCGTCGGCTTCCTGCTCGATCGCCTCATCGCACTCGTTGGCCGCGTCGTCACCCGCGGCACCGCAACCGCTTGA
- the nirB gene encoding nitrite reductase large subunit NirB, giving the protein MAHQTPEKLVIIGNGMAPGRMLEELFEKALGRYEVTIFNAEPRVNYDRIMLSPVLSGEKAYEDIVIHGDAWYEAHGVTLHKGAKVSHIDRTARTVTSESGITVGYDKLVIATGSSPFIIPVPGHDLPGVLAYRDLDDVEKMLTASRKGGRAIVIGAGLLGLEAAYGLKRQGMDVTVIHLMPTIMERQLDPAAAYLLEKALTERGIDIITKANTRRILGEDKVEGIELEDGRIIEGSIVVMAVGIRPASGLAKEAGIAVNRGIVVDDGMMTSDASVFALGECAEHRGMCYGLVAPLYESAKVLADRLAGGDAEYHGSVTNTKLKVTGINLFSAGDFADGEGREEIVLRDATAGVYKRLVLKDNRIIGAVLYGETSDGSWFFDLMKKAADITAMRETLIFGQAYQGGSPLDPMAAVAALPDDAEICGCNGVCKGKIIQTIGAKGLTSLDDVRAHTKASASCGSCTGLVEQLMTLTLGDTYNPAAVQPMCTCTELGHDDVRRLIKAKGLKTIPAVMQELEWKTSCGCAKCRPALNYYLVCDWPDEYADDYQSRFINERVHANIQKDGTYSVVPRMWGGVTNSGELRAIADVVDKFEIPLVKVTGGQRIDLLGIEKEDLPAVWADLGKAGFVSGQAYAKGLRTVKTCVGSDWCRFGTQDSTGLGIRIEKFMWGSWTPAKLKMAVSGCPRNCAEATCKDIGVICVDSGFEIHFAGAAGLDIKGTEVLGLVKTEDEALEHIVALTQMYREQARYLERIYKWAKRVGLDEIRRQIMGDAGKRKAYFDRFVFSQKFAQVDPWSERVSGKDKHEFRPMASVGFSQAAE; this is encoded by the coding sequence ATGGCTCATCAGACACCTGAGAAACTCGTGATCATCGGCAACGGCATGGCGCCGGGCCGTATGCTCGAGGAACTGTTCGAAAAGGCGCTTGGCCGCTACGAAGTGACGATCTTCAACGCCGAGCCGCGCGTCAATTACGACCGGATCATGCTGTCGCCGGTGCTTTCGGGCGAGAAGGCCTATGAGGACATCGTCATCCATGGCGACGCCTGGTACGAGGCGCACGGCGTAACCCTGCACAAGGGCGCAAAGGTCAGCCACATCGACCGCACAGCCCGCACGGTGACCTCGGAAAGCGGCATCACGGTCGGCTACGACAAGCTGGTGATTGCCACCGGCTCCAGCCCGTTCATCATCCCGGTTCCCGGCCATGACCTGCCCGGCGTGCTCGCCTATCGCGATCTCGACGACGTCGAGAAGATGCTCACCGCCAGCCGCAAGGGCGGCCGTGCCATCGTCATCGGCGCCGGCCTGCTCGGCCTCGAGGCCGCTTACGGCCTGAAGCGCCAGGGCATGGATGTTACCGTGATTCACCTGATGCCGACAATCATGGAGCGCCAGCTCGATCCGGCCGCCGCTTATCTTCTGGAAAAGGCGCTGACCGAACGCGGCATCGACATCATCACCAAGGCCAACACCAGGCGCATCCTCGGCGAGGACAAGGTCGAGGGCATCGAACTCGAGGACGGCCGGATCATTGAAGGCTCGATCGTCGTCATGGCCGTCGGCATTCGTCCGGCCTCCGGTCTCGCCAAGGAAGCCGGTATCGCCGTCAACCGCGGCATCGTCGTCGACGACGGCATGATGACCTCCGACGCCTCGGTCTTTGCGCTTGGCGAATGTGCCGAACATCGCGGCATGTGCTACGGCCTGGTCGCCCCCCTCTACGAAAGCGCCAAGGTGCTCGCCGACCGGCTGGCTGGAGGCGACGCGGAGTATCACGGCTCGGTCACCAATACGAAGCTCAAGGTCACCGGCATCAACCTTTTTTCGGCGGGCGACTTCGCCGATGGCGAGGGGCGCGAGGAGATTGTGCTGCGCGACGCCACCGCCGGTGTCTACAAGCGCCTGGTTCTCAAGGACAACCGTATCATCGGCGCGGTGCTCTACGGCGAGACTTCGGACGGTTCCTGGTTCTTCGACCTGATGAAGAAGGCGGCCGATATCACCGCCATGCGCGAAACCCTGATCTTCGGCCAAGCCTACCAGGGAGGATCGCCGCTGGACCCTATGGCGGCCGTTGCAGCCTTGCCGGATGATGCGGAGATCTGCGGCTGCAACGGCGTCTGCAAGGGTAAGATTATCCAGACGATTGGTGCGAAGGGCCTGACCTCGCTTGACGACGTGCGTGCCCATACCAAGGCGTCCGCCTCCTGTGGCTCCTGCACCGGACTTGTCGAGCAACTGATGACGCTGACGCTCGGCGACACCTACAATCCGGCCGCCGTGCAGCCGATGTGCACCTGCACCGAACTCGGCCACGACGATGTGCGCCGGCTGATCAAGGCCAAGGGTCTGAAGACCATTCCGGCCGTCATGCAGGAGCTGGAGTGGAAGACCTCCTGCGGCTGCGCCAAGTGCCGACCGGCGCTCAACTACTACCTCGTCTGCGACTGGCCGGACGAATATGCCGACGACTACCAGTCGCGGTTCATCAACGAGCGCGTCCATGCCAACATCCAGAAGGACGGCACCTATTCGGTCGTGCCGCGCATGTGGGGCGGCGTCACCAATTCCGGCGAGTTGCGGGCGATCGCCGATGTGGTCGACAAGTTCGAGATCCCGCTCGTCAAGGTGACGGGCGGCCAGCGCATCGACCTGCTCGGCATCGAGAAGGAAGACCTGCCGGCCGTCTGGGCCGATCTCGGCAAGGCCGGCTTCGTTTCCGGTCAGGCCTATGCCAAGGGCCTGCGCACGGTGAAGACCTGCGTCGGCTCCGACTGGTGCCGCTTCGGCACGCAGGATTCGACCGGTCTCGGCATTCGCATCGAAAAGTTCATGTGGGGTTCCTGGACGCCCGCCAAGCTGAAGATGGCGGTCTCCGGCTGTCCGCGCAATTGCGCGGAAGCGACCTGCAAGGACATCGGCGTCATCTGCGTCGACTCGGGCTTCGAGATCCATTTTGCCGGTGCCGCCGGTCTCGACATCAAGGGCACGGAAGTTCTCGGGCTGGTGAAGACCGAGGACGAGGCGCTGGAGCACATCGTGGCGCTGACGCAGATGTATCGCGAACAGGCCCGCTATCTCGAGCGCATCTACAAATGGGCCAAACGCGTCGGTCTCGACGAAATCCGCCGCCAGATCATGGGTGATGCGGGCAAGCGCAAGGCCTATTTCGATCGCTTCGTCTTCAGTCAGAAGTTCGCCCAGGTCGATCCCTGGTCGGAGCGCGTCTCCGGCAAGGACAAGCACGAGTTCCGGCCGATGGCATCGGTCGGCTTTTCTCAAGCCGCGGAGTGA